Proteins from a single region of Sandaracinaceae bacterium:
- a CDS encoding DNA-3-methyladenine glycosylase I produces the protein MSDDADLPCGWAPAHDALYRGYHDTEWGVPERDSRALWEKFQLDGFQAGLAWITILRKRASMREEFEGFVPEVIARWDDARVERALSNPGIIRSRAKVQATIGNAKAYLRMREGGLEFSDYLWAFVDGKPLDGRLESWRSVPAKTALSERLAKDMKKRGFTFCGPTIVYACMQAVGMVNDHEIRCPRYREVKMSN, from the coding sequence ATGAGCGACGACGCCGATCTCCCGTGCGGCTGGGCCCCCGCGCACGACGCCCTGTACCGCGGCTACCACGACACCGAGTGGGGGGTGCCCGAGCGCGACTCCCGCGCGCTGTGGGAGAAGTTCCAGTTGGACGGATTCCAGGCGGGGCTCGCGTGGATCACCATCCTGCGCAAGCGCGCCAGCATGCGCGAAGAGTTCGAGGGGTTCGTCCCGGAGGTCATCGCGCGTTGGGACGATGCACGGGTCGAGCGAGCCCTTTCGAACCCAGGGATCATCCGTAGCCGCGCCAAAGTGCAAGCGACCATCGGGAACGCCAAGGCGTACCTGCGCATGAGGGAGGGTGGCCTCGAATTCTCGGACTATTTGTGGGCCTTCGTAGACGGCAAGCCCCTCGATGGGCGCCTCGAGAGCTGGCGATCGGTCCCTGCCAAGACAGCCCTCTCCGAGCGCCTGGCGAAAGACATGAAGAAGCGCGGCTTCACGTTCTGTGGCCCCACCATCGTCTACGCGTGCATGCAGGCAGTGGGGATGGTGAACGACCACGAAATCCGCTGTCCTCGGTATCGTGAAGTAAAAATGTCCAACTGA
- a CDS encoding SDR family oxidoreductase, with the protein MTTATTNVFITGGTGLIGRFTVAGLLRRGAHVSLLVRPASLGSRAERLEQLRAVSAEPGCSGSLTVVTGDAGLPGLGLDEPGRVALRGAQHVFHLAALYDITASEEALLAANAVGTRHLLEALGPNFRGVLHHVSSIAVAGDYQGTFSETMFDEGQSFPHAYHRSKYDAERQVRASGLAYRVYRPSAVVGHSQTGEMDRVDGPYLGFEGLQQLAGTFPRWVRLPMPKIRGRMNLVPVDYVADALVHIGLAARPDDDASHGRVFHLVDPAPPSFAAMTGLFLREMHGPGLGVQVDVRSVPGVENALNLANMLPSVATLRRDVLEDLGLPAEGLSALNLRVRFDDHHTQAALAGTGVACPRLADYVRPMVRYYDDHLSYAHQRPARYARALAGQRVLVTGASRGIGAEVARQAARAGAELLLVARGGEALEVLASELRSTGGRVTVYPTDLSDLAAVDALAARVTEEHGGVDVLVHNAAHSIRRSIAESRTRFHDYERTMQLNYFAPVRLTMQLLPGLRERGGSVCHVLTMGVLIPGPFFSAYLASKAALEAFGNSLAAECHHEGVHVSNIYLPLVRTEMMAPTKEYADRKDIMTPERAAHMVLDGVVDRRRLVMTGQGRFYSISNRVSPKTTTRILNLLHRVFPEHGAPTEFPVEKALLTRFLGGSPV; encoded by the coding sequence ATGACCACAGCGACAACCAACGTCTTCATTACTGGGGGCACGGGCCTGATTGGGCGCTTCACGGTGGCCGGCCTCCTACGTCGAGGCGCGCACGTCAGCCTCCTGGTGCGCCCTGCGTCCCTCGGCAGCCGCGCCGAGCGCCTCGAGCAGCTGCGCGCCGTGAGCGCGGAACCCGGCTGCAGCGGGTCGCTGACGGTGGTGACGGGCGACGCGGGCCTGCCGGGACTGGGCCTGGACGAGCCTGGCCGGGTGGCCCTGCGCGGCGCGCAACACGTGTTCCATCTGGCCGCGCTGTACGACATCACCGCCAGCGAGGAGGCGTTGCTCGCGGCGAACGCGGTGGGCACGCGGCACCTGCTCGAGGCCCTCGGCCCGAACTTTCGCGGTGTGCTCCACCACGTGAGCAGCATCGCCGTGGCGGGGGACTATCAAGGCACGTTCAGCGAGACGATGTTCGACGAGGGGCAGTCGTTCCCGCACGCCTACCATCGCAGCAAGTACGACGCGGAGCGGCAGGTGCGCGCCTCGGGGCTCGCGTACCGCGTCTACCGTCCGAGCGCCGTGGTGGGCCACAGCCAGACGGGCGAGATGGACCGGGTGGACGGACCGTACCTGGGCTTCGAGGGCCTGCAGCAGCTCGCGGGCACCTTCCCGCGCTGGGTGAGGCTGCCGATGCCCAAGATCCGCGGCCGGATGAACCTGGTGCCCGTCGACTATGTCGCGGACGCCCTGGTGCACATCGGGCTGGCCGCGCGTCCAGACGACGACGCCTCGCACGGGCGCGTGTTTCACCTGGTGGACCCCGCGCCACCCAGCTTCGCGGCCATGACGGGGCTGTTCTTGCGGGAGATGCACGGCCCGGGGCTTGGCGTCCAGGTGGACGTGCGGTCCGTCCCCGGTGTGGAGAACGCTCTGAACCTCGCGAACATGCTGCCCAGCGTGGCCACACTGCGCCGCGACGTCCTGGAAGATCTCGGCCTGCCCGCCGAGGGGCTCTCCGCGCTCAACCTGCGCGTGCGGTTCGACGATCATCACACGCAAGCGGCCCTCGCCGGGACCGGCGTCGCGTGCCCGCGCCTCGCGGACTACGTGCGCCCCATGGTGCGCTACTACGACGACCACCTTTCGTATGCGCACCAGCGCCCCGCCCGCTACGCGCGCGCCCTCGCTGGCCAGCGCGTGCTCGTCACCGGCGCGTCACGCGGCATCGGCGCCGAGGTCGCGCGTCAAGCCGCGCGGGCGGGCGCGGAGCTCCTGCTGGTGGCGCGTGGCGGCGAGGCCCTCGAGGTGCTGGCGAGCGAGCTGCGCAGCACGGGTGGGCGTGTGACCGTCTACCCGACGGACCTGTCGGATCTCGCGGCGGTCGACGCTCTCGCGGCCCGGGTCACGGAGGAGCACGGCGGGGTGGACGTGCTCGTGCACAACGCGGCGCACAGCATAAGGCGCAGCATCGCGGAGAGCCGCACACGCTTCCACGACTACGAGCGCACCATGCAGCTCAACTACTTCGCCCCCGTGCGCCTGACGATGCAGCTGCTGCCGGGGCTGCGCGAGCGTGGGGGCAGCGTCTGCCACGTGCTCACCATGGGGGTGCTCATCCCGGGGCCCTTCTTCTCGGCCTACCTCGCCAGCAAGGCGGCGCTGGAGGCGTTCGGGAACTCGCTCGCGGCCGAGTGCCACCACGAGGGCGTGCACGTGAGCAACATCTACTTGCCGCTGGTACGCACCGAGATGATGGCGCCCACGAAGGAGTACGCGGACCGCAAGGACATCATGACCCCCGAGCGCGCCGCGCACATGGTGCTGGACGGTGTGGTGGACCGGCGGCGCCTGGTGATGACGGGCCAGGGGCGCTTCTACTCGATCTCGAACCGCGTCTCGCCAAAGACCACCACGCGCATCCTGAACCTCCTGCATCGGGTCTTCCCGGAGCACGGAGCGCCCACGGAGTTCCCCGTCGAGAAGGCATTGTTGACACGCTTCCTCGGTGGGTCTCCCGTGTAG
- a CDS encoding TerB family tellurite resistance protein, which yields MAHVQIPPPELVPFGMRALKCVAMADGSFAEPERALLEAAQQLFRVSVDLDALAPITPAELAGAVEDPALRLQLVRAMLMVSLVDGEASPAEAAQVRAFADALGIGAEELRTFEKISEGHLLTARFEVLRRFWAVPHVRARVEKEGLPWLAKTLAAFVGLRENTALAERYRKLQEYPSHTLGHAYFRFVRDNGFSLPGEKGSPPEPIILHDLTHVLSGYGTDPTGEICVTAFHAGYRQQNPFTFILFSMMQFNLGIRMVPIAAAAKQQVDPARWLQAAHRGSQMTRDITDGTWDWWENLPRDIEEVRAELGIPPLATG from the coding sequence ATGGCCCACGTCCAGATCCCTCCCCCCGAGCTCGTCCCCTTTGGCATGCGTGCGTTGAAGTGCGTGGCGATGGCCGACGGGAGCTTCGCGGAACCCGAGCGGGCGCTCCTGGAAGCCGCGCAGCAGCTCTTCCGGGTCAGCGTGGACCTCGACGCCCTGGCTCCCATCACACCCGCGGAGCTCGCCGGAGCGGTGGAGGATCCGGCGCTGCGGCTCCAGCTCGTGCGAGCGATGCTGATGGTCTCGTTGGTGGACGGTGAGGCTTCGCCGGCCGAAGCGGCGCAGGTGCGCGCCTTTGCCGACGCGCTGGGCATCGGCGCCGAGGAGCTGCGAACGTTCGAGAAGATCTCGGAGGGGCACCTGCTGACGGCGCGCTTCGAGGTGCTGCGCCGCTTCTGGGCGGTGCCCCACGTCAGGGCGCGCGTGGAGAAGGAAGGCCTGCCATGGCTGGCCAAGACCCTCGCCGCGTTCGTGGGGCTGAGAGAGAACACGGCGCTGGCCGAGCGGTATCGGAAGCTCCAGGAGTACCCCAGCCACACCCTCGGACACGCCTACTTCCGCTTCGTGCGGGACAACGGCTTCTCGCTCCCCGGAGAGAAGGGCAGCCCGCCCGAGCCGATCATCTTGCACGACCTCACGCACGTGCTCTCGGGCTACGGCACGGACCCGACGGGGGAGATCTGCGTGACGGCGTTCCACGCGGGCTACCGTCAACAGAACCCGTTCACGTTCATCCTCTTCTCGATGATGCAGTTCAACCTCGGCATCCGCATGGTGCCCATCGCGGCCGCCGCCAAGCAGCAGGTGGACCCCGCCCGCTGGCTGCAGGCGGCCCACCGCGGATCACAGATGACACGCGACATCACGGACGGTACGTGGGACTGGTGGGAGAACCTCCCGCGCGACATCGAGGAGGTGCGCGCGGAGCTGGGCATCCCGCCGTTGGCCACGGGCTGA
- a CDS encoding DUF4287 domain-containing protein — MTFQAYLDNIETKTGLGPSDFKRLGAERGYLKSGKLAPGVKAGEIIAWLKADYGLGHGHAMAIFALFKGKEE; from the coding sequence ATGACCTTCCAAGCCTACCTCGACAACATCGAAACCAAGACCGGACTCGGCCCCAGTGACTTCAAGCGCCTCGGGGCCGAGCGCGGATACCTGAAGAGCGGCAAGCTCGCACCTGGCGTGAAGGCGGGCGAGATCATCGCGTGGCTGAAGGCCGACTACGGCCTCGGTCACGGGCACGCCATGGCCATCTTCGCGCTCTTCAAGGGCAAGGAAGAGTAG
- a CDS encoding response regulator transcription factor, translating into MVPKQSGESPPVEVGRILIVDDEPLIAARVATMLEQLGHVPIVAHDWSSALVAYDDDVDLVLLDLVMPKVDGFKLARLVRSRSKVYTPIVFLTGRTDDQARQKALEAGGDDFLVKPITPLDLRVRVTAMLRIRRLTQALVRQTSADPLVR; encoded by the coding sequence ATGGTTCCGAAGCAGTCTGGTGAGAGCCCGCCCGTGGAAGTGGGGCGCATCCTGATCGTGGACGACGAGCCGCTGATCGCCGCGCGCGTGGCGACGATGCTGGAGCAGCTGGGGCACGTGCCGATCGTGGCCCACGACTGGAGCAGCGCTCTGGTGGCCTATGACGACGACGTCGACCTCGTGCTGCTCGATCTCGTCATGCCCAAGGTGGACGGGTTCAAGCTCGCGCGACTCGTGCGGTCGCGGAGCAAGGTCTACACACCGATTGTGTTCTTGACGGGGCGCACCGACGACCAAGCACGGCAGAAGGCGCTCGAGGCAGGGGGGGACGACTTCTTGGTCAAGCCCATCACGCCGCTCGACCTGCGGGTAAGGGTGACTGCCATGCTCCGTATCCGTCGGCTGACCCAAGCCCTCGTGCGGCAAACCAGCGCGGATCCGCTCGTCCGCTAG
- a CDS encoding mechanosensitive ion channel, which produces MDAFLHRLPTWLKDPTVGKLVAAVFSVLVVIALVRLSQRGATRYIHDSTASYRVRKALSVMGYVGALLAVAGVFSDGLGQLTVVFGVAGAGIAFALQEVIASVAGWIAISFGGFYKVSDRVQLGGIKGDVIDIGILRTTLAELGVWVDGDLYNGRMVRVANSFVFKEPVVNYSGDFPFLWDELKVPIRFGSDLDLAQALMTQVTEEVCQAYEAEAAAIWKGMEKKYPLEPATTKPLVTLAFDQNWVTFTVRYTVRFDQRRMTKHRISSGLLSAIDASAGKVSVAAAALELFPMKPFETR; this is translated from the coding sequence ATGGACGCGTTCCTCCACCGTCTCCCCACGTGGCTGAAGGACCCCACGGTGGGAAAGCTCGTCGCCGCGGTCTTCTCTGTGCTGGTGGTCATCGCGCTCGTGCGCCTCAGCCAGCGCGGGGCGACGCGCTACATCCACGACTCGACCGCCAGCTACAGAGTGCGCAAGGCGCTGAGCGTCATGGGCTACGTGGGCGCGCTCTTGGCCGTCGCAGGCGTGTTCAGCGACGGGCTCGGGCAGCTCACCGTGGTCTTCGGTGTCGCTGGAGCGGGCATCGCGTTTGCGCTCCAAGAGGTCATCGCGAGCGTGGCGGGGTGGATCGCCATCTCGTTCGGTGGGTTCTACAAGGTGAGCGACCGCGTGCAGCTAGGCGGTATCAAGGGTGATGTTATCGACATTGGCATCCTTCGCACCACGCTGGCCGAGCTGGGCGTCTGGGTGGATGGCGACCTGTACAACGGCCGCATGGTGCGTGTGGCCAACAGCTTCGTGTTCAAGGAGCCCGTGGTGAACTACTCGGGCGACTTTCCGTTCCTCTGGGACGAGCTGAAGGTGCCCATCCGCTTCGGGAGCGACCTCGACCTCGCGCAGGCGCTGATGACCCAGGTGACCGAGGAGGTGTGCCAGGCGTACGAAGCCGAGGCCGCGGCGATCTGGAAGGGTATGGAGAAGAAGTACCCGCTGGAGCCGGCCACCACCAAGCCGCTGGTGACGTTGGCGTTCGACCAGAACTGGGTGACGTTCACGGTCCGCTACACCGTGCGCTTCGACCAGCGCCGCATGACCAAGCACCGCATCTCGTCGGGCTTACTGAGCGCCATCGACGCGTCGGCTGGCAAGGTCAGCGTGGCCGCGGCCGCGCTCGAGTTGTTTCCCATGAAGCCGTTCGAGACCCGGTAG
- a CDS encoding beta-lactamase family protein yields the protein MNLPERSRAGQVSGHVHPDFEPVRATFQAAFDRGEEWGASVCVWHAGEVVVDLWGGLMNVERCRPWERDTLATVFSCTKGLVATAFLMLAERGLLDYDAPVASYWPAFAERGKARITVRTLLDHRAGLHALDQAVTVDDIVQRPAYVADVLARQAPHWPPGQDQGYHAVTYGLYAAELFRCITGESVGSFFAREVAGPLGADAFIGLPESHEARVATNYPVTTRERLTKIIPKLLASDSTEGRVYRNVARGGDAQRAFAHPRELGPAGIQNFNTRRIHALELPWGNGVANARGLCRVFAALANGGEIDGVRLVRPELLEPVMHGGGWSEHDRVLQKPVGWSQGFLKENAGMFAPHREGFGHAGAGGSLAWADPVARVAMGYAMNKMDHMIRSPRALALCAVAHECAARRA from the coding sequence GTGAACCTCCCCGAGCGGTCCCGCGCCGGCCAGGTGTCTGGCCATGTCCACCCCGACTTCGAGCCTGTCCGGGCCACGTTCCAAGCGGCGTTCGACCGAGGAGAGGAGTGGGGAGCGAGCGTGTGCGTGTGGCACGCCGGAGAGGTCGTGGTGGACCTGTGGGGCGGGCTGATGAACGTCGAGCGATGTCGCCCGTGGGAACGGGACACGCTCGCTACGGTGTTCTCGTGTACGAAGGGGCTCGTCGCCACCGCGTTCTTGATGCTCGCGGAGCGTGGCCTGCTCGACTACGACGCGCCGGTCGCCAGCTATTGGCCAGCCTTTGCAGAGCGTGGGAAAGCTCGCATCACCGTCCGCACCCTCTTGGACCACCGCGCTGGCCTCCACGCTCTGGATCAGGCGGTCACCGTCGACGACATCGTCCAGCGCCCAGCGTATGTCGCCGACGTACTCGCCAGGCAGGCTCCGCATTGGCCCCCAGGGCAGGATCAGGGGTATCACGCGGTCACGTACGGCCTCTACGCGGCCGAGCTCTTTCGATGTATCACGGGAGAGTCAGTGGGCTCGTTCTTCGCGCGTGAGGTGGCGGGACCACTCGGGGCCGATGCGTTCATCGGCCTGCCAGAATCGCACGAGGCGCGTGTCGCGACGAACTACCCAGTCACCACGCGCGAGCGACTGACCAAGATCATCCCCAAGCTCCTCGCCTCGGACAGCACGGAGGGCCGTGTGTACCGCAACGTGGCACGCGGCGGGGACGCACAGCGGGCGTTCGCACATCCGCGGGAGCTCGGTCCTGCCGGCATCCAGAACTTCAACACGCGTCGAATCCACGCCCTCGAGCTGCCGTGGGGCAACGGTGTGGCCAACGCGCGCGGGCTCTGCCGCGTCTTCGCCGCGCTCGCCAACGGGGGCGAGATCGACGGTGTGCGGCTGGTCCGCCCCGAGCTCCTCGAGCCCGTGATGCACGGGGGGGGCTGGTCGGAACACGACCGCGTGCTGCAGAAGCCCGTCGGGTGGAGTCAGGGGTTCCTGAAGGAGAACGCCGGCATGTTCGCGCCCCACCGGGAGGGCTTCGGGCACGCCGGCGCTGGCGGATCGCTCGCCTGGGCGGACCCGGTCGCACGCGTCGCAATGGGCTATGCCATGAACAAGATGGACCACATGATCCGGTCGCCGCGGGCTCTCGCGCTGTGCGCCGTCGCCCACGAGTGCGCCGCGCGTCGCGCGTGA
- a CDS encoding enoyl-CoA hydratase/isomerase family protein: MSEQLLTNTVDGVTTLTMNNPRRLNGWTTEMIADLKAALSRAAADDATKVVVLTGADPYYSAGVNLGGSLQLGHPRELHASIVQLNEALFDAFISFPKPILIAANGPMIGACVTSATVCNAIVASEKATFSTPFAALGVPPEGCSSVVFPRILGTAADRMLGPEGWKPTAREALDVGLVQHVVPHDQLLPEAQRIARAWIRDGVERAYPAGLTRDELRAVNARESAQVASAFLSPPFLMGQYRFLRSKQKYGPAAMFLALRVTHPAWSRLI; the protein is encoded by the coding sequence ATGTCCGAGCAGCTGCTGACGAACACGGTGGACGGCGTGACGACGCTCACCATGAACAACCCCCGCCGTCTGAACGGCTGGACCACGGAGATGATCGCGGACCTGAAGGCTGCGCTCTCCCGCGCCGCCGCCGACGACGCCACGAAGGTGGTGGTGCTGACCGGTGCGGACCCGTACTACTCGGCGGGCGTCAACCTGGGCGGGTCGCTCCAGCTCGGGCACCCCCGCGAGCTCCACGCCAGCATCGTGCAGCTGAACGAGGCGCTCTTCGATGCCTTCATCTCGTTTCCGAAGCCGATCCTGATCGCGGCGAATGGCCCCATGATCGGCGCCTGCGTCACATCCGCGACTGTGTGCAACGCCATCGTGGCCTCGGAGAAGGCGACGTTCTCGACGCCTTTCGCTGCGCTGGGGGTGCCGCCCGAGGGCTGCTCGAGCGTCGTGTTTCCGCGCATCCTGGGCACCGCCGCCGATCGCATGTTGGGGCCCGAGGGCTGGAAGCCGACGGCGCGCGAGGCGCTCGACGTGGGGCTCGTGCAGCACGTGGTCCCACACGATCAGCTGCTGCCCGAGGCTCAGCGCATCGCGCGCGCGTGGATCCGAGACGGCGTCGAGCGTGCGTACCCTGCGGGCCTCACACGCGACGAGCTGCGCGCCGTCAACGCACGCGAGTCGGCCCAGGTGGCCAGCGCGTTCCTCAGCCCGCCGTTCCTCATGGGCCAGTACCGCTTCCTACGCAGCAAGCAGAAGTACGGGCCTGCCGCGATGTTCCTCGCCCTCCGGGTCACGCACCCGGCGTGGTCCCGGTTGATCTGA
- a CDS encoding AraC family transcriptional regulator has protein sequence MSSQGPRATPMVTPYTELLVRHLVEAGHPRDALLAGTDIALTDVAEPGRPIRFEQHQRVVRNALALTGNPGLGLWFGKQLKLASLGLVGYGAMSSRTLSEAALLIARFHALRVPNLELKIEPPPVADPRAAPSLRLEETRDYGDIRVFSIESVLQSVSELSTMLLGHAPATLSFDVAYARPAHWDDAAFAHPVRFGQDHHRIHIGASALAAPLPNADPGAASAIAALLQAQLDARASSGPLQQRVRRVLAASFRRDEREFPDAARVAEQLGCSPRTLRRDLMAQGTSYRELADEVRCRLAIEALRSRELTVAQVGERLGYRDTANFRRAFKRWTGRVPADYREG, from the coding sequence ATGAGCTCGCAGGGCCCGCGCGCGACACCCATGGTGACCCCCTACACCGAGCTGCTGGTGCGGCACTTGGTGGAGGCCGGCCACCCGCGCGACGCGCTCCTCGCGGGCACCGACATTGCGCTGACGGACGTGGCGGAACCTGGCCGTCCGATTCGCTTCGAACAGCACCAGCGCGTCGTCCGCAACGCCCTCGCGCTGACCGGCAACCCGGGCCTCGGCCTGTGGTTCGGCAAGCAGCTCAAGCTCGCCTCGCTGGGGCTGGTGGGCTACGGCGCGATGAGCAGCCGCACGCTCAGCGAGGCTGCCCTCCTGATCGCGCGCTTCCATGCGCTGCGCGTGCCCAACCTCGAGCTGAAGATCGAGCCCCCGCCCGTCGCCGACCCGCGCGCCGCGCCCAGCTTGAGGCTCGAAGAGACGCGCGACTACGGCGACATCCGGGTCTTTTCGATCGAGTCCGTGCTGCAGTCCGTGAGCGAGCTCAGCACCATGCTGCTGGGGCACGCGCCTGCGACGCTGTCGTTCGACGTCGCGTATGCGCGACCGGCGCACTGGGACGACGCGGCCTTCGCGCACCCCGTGCGCTTCGGGCAGGACCACCACCGCATCCACATCGGCGCCTCGGCGCTGGCAGCGCCACTCCCCAACGCCGACCCGGGTGCGGCGTCGGCCATCGCAGCGCTCCTTCAGGCACAGTTGGATGCGCGCGCTTCGTCCGGGCCACTCCAGCAGCGGGTACGTCGGGTGCTCGCGGCCTCGTTCCGTCGCGATGAGCGTGAGTTCCCTGACGCGGCGCGGGTGGCCGAGCAGCTCGGGTGTTCCCCTCGTACGCTGAGGCGCGATCTCATGGCCCAGGGCACGTCGTATCGGGAGCTGGCAGACGAGGTGCGCTGTCGCCTCGCGATCGAGGCGCTGCGGAGCAGGGAGCTGACGGTGGCCCAAGTGGGAGAGCGGCTCGGCTACCGAGACACCGCGAACTTTCGGCGCGCCTTCAAGCGCTGGACTGGACGCGTGCCCGCCGACTACCGCGAGGGGTGA
- a CDS encoding NAD(P)-dependent oxidoreductase, which yields MTTRAFLGTGLLGTGMAEGALSRGDAVHVWNRTPERAEPLRAMGATVHAEAMATLPEADVVHLVLTHDDAVDAVLDAVEPALSVLVERRVVMVDHSTTSPAGTAARVERMQARGVPYLHAPVFMSPNAARSAQGTMIVAGDPATFERVAPLLEPMTATLRHVGARADLAAAMKLFGNAMNLAMLHGLADILTMARELEIPEERALDVFSVIDVRYVLEGRGRKMAAQDVAPLWTVDVARKDLGLMMRCAGEAALPSLSAIAATLDARRAAGEGELDVAVIGRRRPARAAAGSGTVDDGC from the coding sequence ATGACAACCAGAGCATTCTTGGGTACCGGCCTGTTGGGCACCGGCATGGCGGAGGGGGCGCTGAGCCGGGGCGACGCCGTGCACGTGTGGAATCGCACACCGGAACGCGCGGAGCCCCTGCGCGCGATGGGGGCGACGGTCCACGCGGAGGCGATGGCCACCCTCCCAGAGGCCGACGTCGTGCACCTCGTCCTGACGCATGACGACGCAGTGGACGCTGTGCTGGATGCGGTCGAGCCCGCGTTGTCCGTGTTGGTGGAGCGACGGGTCGTCATGGTCGACCACTCGACGACCTCGCCCGCGGGCACCGCCGCCCGGGTCGAGCGCATGCAAGCGCGGGGGGTGCCCTATCTGCACGCGCCCGTCTTCATGTCGCCCAACGCGGCGCGCTCCGCCCAGGGGACCATGATCGTCGCTGGCGACCCCGCGACCTTCGAGCGCGTCGCACCCTTGCTCGAGCCGATGACGGCGACGCTGCGACATGTCGGCGCGCGCGCAGACCTGGCCGCCGCCATGAAGCTGTTCGGGAACGCCATGAACCTCGCCATGCTGCACGGGTTGGCGGACATCCTCACGATGGCCAGAGAGCTCGAGATCCCCGAAGAGCGCGCGCTCGACGTGTTCTCGGTCATCGACGTCCGTTACGTGCTCGAGGGGCGCGGCAGGAAGATGGCGGCGCAAGACGTCGCGCCCCTGTGGACGGTCGACGTGGCACGCAAGGATCTCGGCCTGATGATGCGGTGCGCTGGGGAGGCCGCCCTGCCCTCGTTGTCGGCCATCGCTGCGACGCTCGACGCTCGCCGCGCGGCGGGTGAGGGGGAGTTGGACGTCGCCGTCATTGGCCGCCGTCGCCCGGCACGTGCGGCAGCGGGCTCCGGGACGGTAGACGACGGCTGTTGA
- the chrA gene encoding chromate efflux transporter, with the protein MSPAELVPFREALWVWVRVGLQSFGGPAGQIAVMHRILVDEKRWVSESRFLHALNYCMLLPGPEAQQLATYIGWLLHGYRGGLVAGGLFVLPGFVAILALSMVYASFQDVGVIAAVFFGLKAAVLAIVLDALLRIGKRVLVNRAMLAIAVAAFVGIFVLQVPFPLIILGAAVIGLLGTQVHPRAFAVVEGRKGTAEAHASQLDSVADVLDQHPPAHTIPSRSRALGVLAVGALLWGGPVLTLVVLLGPEHVLAQEGVFFSKASAVTFGGAYAVLAYIAQQAVVRFGWLLPGEMLDGLGMAETTPGPLVMVVQFVGFMGAYRQLHGVPPLVAGLFGSVVTTWVTFVPCFVWIFLGAPFIEALRDKAWLTAALSAVTSAVVGVILNLALWFAVHTLFREVAERSHGVAHLLVPDVSSVNVTAVAITVVACVAVFRIKASMPVTLGGCAALGALAHLLVG; encoded by the coding sequence ATGAGCCCGGCCGAGCTGGTCCCGTTCCGGGAGGCCCTCTGGGTCTGGGTGCGAGTCGGGCTTCAGAGCTTCGGCGGGCCCGCCGGGCAGATCGCGGTCATGCACCGCATCCTGGTGGACGAGAAGCGGTGGGTCAGCGAGTCGCGCTTCCTGCATGCGCTGAACTACTGCATGTTGCTCCCCGGACCCGAGGCCCAGCAGCTGGCGACGTACATCGGCTGGCTGCTCCACGGGTATCGGGGCGGGCTGGTCGCCGGGGGGCTCTTCGTGCTGCCCGGGTTCGTCGCCATCCTCGCGCTGAGCATGGTCTACGCCTCGTTCCAAGACGTCGGGGTCATCGCGGCCGTGTTCTTCGGGCTGAAAGCGGCGGTCCTGGCCATCGTGCTCGACGCCCTCCTGCGCATCGGCAAGCGGGTCCTCGTGAACCGCGCCATGCTGGCAATCGCGGTCGCCGCCTTCGTGGGCATCTTCGTACTCCAGGTGCCCTTCCCGCTGATCATCCTGGGCGCGGCGGTCATCGGCCTGCTCGGTACCCAGGTGCATCCCAGGGCGTTCGCGGTGGTCGAGGGACGCAAGGGCACCGCGGAAGCCCACGCCTCGCAGCTGGACTCCGTGGCCGATGTGCTCGACCAGCACCCGCCTGCCCACACCATTCCATCTCGGTCGCGGGCACTGGGAGTCCTCGCCGTGGGCGCGCTGCTGTGGGGCGGTCCCGTCCTGACGCTGGTCGTGCTGCTCGGGCCCGAGCACGTGCTGGCGCAAGAAGGCGTGTTCTTCAGCAAGGCGTCGGCGGTCACGTTCGGGGGCGCGTACGCCGTGTTGGCCTACATCGCGCAGCAGGCGGTGGTGCGCTTCGGCTGGCTCCTGCCAGGAGAGATGCTCGACGGGCTGGGGATGGCCGAGACCACGCCTGGCCCGCTCGTGATGGTGGTCCAGTTCGTCGGTTTCATGGGGGCCTATCGCCAGCTGCACGGCGTTCCTCCGTTGGTGGCGGGTCTGTTCGGATCCGTGGTGACCACTTGGGTCACGTTCGTGCCGTGCTTCGTGTGGATCTTCCTTGGAGCGCCGTTCATCGAGGCGTTGCGGGACAAGGCGTGGCTGACCGCCGCGCTCTCCGCTGTCACCTCTGCGGTCGTGGGTGTGATCCTGAACCTGGCGTTGTGGTTCGCGGTGCACACGCTCTTCCGCGAGGTCGCGGAGCGGTCCCACGGTGTCGCCCACCTCCTGGTCCCGGACGTCTCGAGCGTGAACGTGACCGCCGTCGCCATCACGGTCGTGGCCTGTGTCGCCGTGTTCCGCATCAAGGCCAGCATGCCGGTGACCCTGGGGGGGTGCGCGGCGCTTGGCGCGCTCGCCCACCTTCTGGTGGGCTGA